The following proteins come from a genomic window of Gimesia chilikensis:
- the proC gene encoding pyrroline-5-carboxylate reductase, which translates to MSDSRQMKVGFIGAGRMATALAGGLISSGFTSAENVCASDTYESAREKFAHETGATTLEANLTVAEQSDIVILAVKPQQLPDVLQELKGTITGKQLLVSIAAGSPLSLFLETLGDSIRVIRVMPNTPCLVKQGASAFARGGNATEADASLVDSLLSTVGTAVEVPESQLDAVTGLSGSGPAYIYQIIEALSDGAVRMGLPRHVATQLAAQTVKGAAEMVLETGEHPGALKDAVTSPGGTTIAGIHALESGGLRSSLMNAVAAATLRSIELGKKS; encoded by the coding sequence ATGTCAGACAGTAGACAAATGAAAGTCGGTTTTATTGGTGCAGGACGCATGGCGACCGCCCTGGCAGGAGGCCTGATTTCCTCCGGTTTCACTTCTGCAGAAAACGTCTGTGCCAGCGACACTTACGAGTCAGCCCGGGAAAAATTTGCCCACGAAACCGGTGCAACTACTCTTGAGGCCAATCTCACCGTCGCTGAACAGTCCGACATCGTGATCCTCGCAGTCAAACCGCAGCAGCTCCCCGACGTTCTGCAGGAACTGAAAGGCACAATTACCGGGAAACAGCTGCTGGTCTCCATCGCCGCTGGTTCTCCACTCTCTCTCTTCCTCGAGACTCTCGGGGATTCCATCCGCGTGATCCGCGTCATGCCTAACACCCCCTGTCTGGTGAAACAGGGGGCCTCTGCATTCGCCCGGGGAGGCAATGCGACAGAAGCCGATGCCAGCCTGGTCGACTCCCTGCTCTCCACCGTCGGCACCGCCGTCGAAGTGCCCGAGTCACAACTCGACGCCGTCACCGGACTGTCCGGCTCCGGTCCCGCTTATATTTATCAGATCATTGAAGCCCTCAGCGATGGCGCCGTGCGGATGGGACTCCCCCGCCACGTCGCTACTCAGCTCGCTGCACAGACGGTGAAAGGCGCCGCGGAGATGGTGCTCGAAACCGGTGAACATCCCGGTGCCCTTAAAGATGCGGTCACCAGTCCAGGTGGTACCACGATCGCCGGCATCCACGCCCTTGAATCGGGAGGCCTGCGCAGCAGCCTCATGAACGCCGTCGCTGCGGCCACACTCCGTTCCATCGAGTTAGGCAAAAAATCCTGA
- a CDS encoding menaquinone biosynthetic enzyme MqnA/MqnD family protein, with protein MSDVVPPPIRVGAVSYLNSKPLIQDLEDLADNAELMLDYPSLLADDLAEGRIDVGLIPSIEVIRSPHYEVISNACVATQGPVLSVKMYSRVPLGKIKRLALDMGSRTSATLVRIMLAEQYGVFPEVEPLPIEQTIEATTADAILLIGDRAIHTPSTKFAATWDLGEEWLRWTGLPFVFAMWAVRRDQDTGSLETALCQARDRGVSMLDEIARREAPKLGIDVAVAESYLKNNLSFYLGSAERCGLQLFQELAIKTGLAPEGVPLVFRNCISAG; from the coding sequence ATGTCAGACGTGGTTCCCCCCCCGATTCGTGTGGGGGCGGTCTCTTATCTCAATTCGAAACCGCTGATTCAGGATCTGGAAGATCTCGCGGATAATGCTGAACTGATGTTGGATTATCCCAGCCTGCTGGCTGATGATCTGGCTGAGGGGCGAATTGATGTGGGGCTCATTCCCTCAATTGAAGTCATTCGCAGTCCCCACTATGAAGTGATTTCCAATGCCTGTGTGGCGACTCAGGGGCCGGTGCTGAGTGTGAAAATGTATAGCCGCGTGCCTCTGGGCAAAATCAAGCGACTGGCACTGGACATGGGCTCGCGGACGAGTGCGACGCTGGTCAGAATCATGCTGGCGGAGCAGTACGGCGTGTTTCCGGAAGTGGAACCGCTGCCGATCGAACAGACCATTGAAGCAACAACCGCAGATGCGATCCTGCTGATCGGCGATCGGGCGATTCATACACCAAGTACGAAGTTCGCTGCGACTTGGGATCTAGGCGAAGAGTGGTTGCGCTGGACAGGGCTGCCGTTCGTCTTCGCGATGTGGGCCGTCCGTAGGGATCAGGATACCGGATCGCTGGAGACCGCGTTATGTCAGGCACGCGACAGGGGTGTATCGATGCTGGACGAGATTGCCCGACGGGAAGCACCTAAGCTGGGCATTGACGTGGCGGTGGCAGAAAGCTATCTGAAGAATAATCTGAGTTTTTATCTGGGATCTGCAGAGCGTTGCGGATTGCAGCTGTTTCAAGAATTAGCCATTAAAACGGGACTTGCTCCCGAGGGGGTTCCTCTTGTCTTCCGAAATTGCATCTCTGCTGGATAA
- the mqnC gene encoding cyclic dehypoxanthinyl futalosine synthase yields MSSEIASLLDKAVAGERLNREEGLKLMESHDLVALGKAANEVTKRLHPEPYRTYNIDRNINYSNSCTAVCDFCAFYRNPKSPDVYVLKPEQLYQKIEETIELGGDQILLQGGLHPTLKLEWYEDLLRDLRERYPTVNVHGFSPPELHHFTKVNKLPLREVLQRLKDAGLGSLPGGGGEILVDRVRKEITRGKALTDEWLEVNRVWHELGGISSATMMFGHIETLAERIEHLDRLRELQDETGGFSAFICWTLQPDHTDMDYVPPAGAFEYLKTQAVSRLYLDNFKNIQSSWVTQGEKTGQMALFFGANDMGSLMIEENVVSQAGTTHHLTVETIRRCITESGYIPRQRNVFYEYIDDPDSNGPARGSGRVPLPVLN; encoded by the coding sequence TTGTCTTCCGAAATTGCATCTCTGCTGGATAAAGCAGTCGCCGGCGAACGTCTGAACCGAGAAGAGGGGCTCAAGCTGATGGAGTCTCACGATCTGGTTGCGCTGGGCAAGGCAGCCAACGAAGTCACGAAGCGACTGCACCCCGAGCCTTACCGGACCTATAACATCGACCGGAATATCAACTATTCGAATTCCTGTACGGCGGTCTGTGATTTCTGTGCGTTTTACCGGAATCCGAAGTCGCCGGACGTGTATGTGCTCAAGCCGGAGCAGCTGTATCAGAAAATCGAAGAGACCATCGAACTGGGGGGAGACCAGATCCTGCTGCAGGGAGGTCTGCACCCGACTCTGAAGCTGGAGTGGTATGAAGATCTGCTCCGCGATCTGCGGGAACGATATCCGACCGTAAACGTGCATGGCTTCAGTCCGCCGGAACTGCATCACTTCACCAAGGTCAACAAGCTGCCTCTCCGCGAAGTGCTGCAGCGGTTGAAAGATGCCGGCCTGGGTAGTCTGCCCGGCGGGGGAGGCGAGATCCTCGTGGACCGGGTCCGCAAGGAAATTACCCGCGGCAAAGCGCTGACCGACGAATGGCTGGAAGTGAATCGGGTATGGCACGAACTGGGGGGCATCTCGAGTGCCACGATGATGTTCGGCCATATCGAGACACTGGCTGAGCGGATTGAGCACCTGGATCGCCTGCGTGAACTGCAGGATGAGACGGGCGGCTTTTCGGCATTCATCTGCTGGACGCTGCAGCCTGATCATACCGATATGGATTACGTACCACCTGCCGGGGCATTCGAATATCTGAAGACCCAGGCTGTGAGCCGTCTGTACCTCGATAACTTTAAGAATATCCAGTCCTCCTGGGTGACACAGGGAGAAAAGACGGGGCAGATGGCACTCTTCTTTGGTGCCAATGATATGGGCAGCCTGATGATTGAAGAGAATGTGGTTTCCCAGGCGGGAACAACTCATCATCTGACAGTTGAGACAATTCGTCGCTGTATTACGGAATCGGGATACATTCCCCGGCAGCGGAATGTCTTTTATGAATATATCGATGATCCTGATTCTAATGGTCCTGCAAGGGGTTCAGGTCGCGTTCCTCTGCCCGTGCTGAACTGA
- a CDS encoding ATP-binding cassette domain-containing protein — protein MIHIEQLSKSFDDLRRGSIVALDSVSFDVQAGEIFGLLGPNGAGKTTCLRLLSTVLQPTSGTATVAGYDVRTHPQEVRSHIGFMSGNTGIYDRMTAWEMVEYFGRLYGIEEGPLQERLEWIFTTLQMQDIRDMLGSKMSTGMKQKVSIARTIVHDPPVLIFDEPTSGLDVLVARAVLKTVEALREEGKCIIFSTHIMREVEKLCDRVAVIYKGTILAIGSIPELEEQYHESDMEELFFHLIQKHEDELAMKAQTDQ, from the coding sequence ATGATTCACATCGAGCAACTGAGTAAAAGTTTCGATGATTTGCGACGTGGCAGCATTGTCGCACTCGATTCAGTGAGCTTCGATGTCCAGGCCGGAGAAATCTTCGGCCTGCTGGGACCCAACGGTGCAGGTAAGACAACCTGTCTGCGATTGTTGAGCACCGTGCTGCAACCCACATCCGGAACCGCGACCGTGGCCGGTTATGACGTGCGAACGCATCCTCAGGAAGTCCGCTCCCATATCGGCTTCATGTCAGGCAATACGGGAATCTATGACCGGATGACGGCCTGGGAGATGGTCGAATACTTCGGGCGACTGTACGGTATTGAAGAAGGCCCCCTGCAGGAGCGGCTGGAGTGGATCTTCACCACGCTGCAGATGCAGGACATTCGGGACATGCTGGGCTCAAAGATGTCCACGGGGATGAAGCAGAAAGTTTCAATCGCCCGTACGATCGTGCACGATCCGCCGGTGTTAATCTTTGACGAGCCGACTTCAGGCTTGGATGTGCTGGTAGCACGAGCGGTTCTGAAGACGGTGGAAGCTTTGCGCGAAGAGGGTAAATGCATCATCTTTTCGACACACATCATGCGGGAAGTGGAAAAACTCTGCGACCGGGTGGCGGTGATTTATAAAGGTACCATCCTGGCAATCGGCAGTATTCCTGAACTCGAGGAACAATATCACGAATCGGATATGGAAGAACTGTTTTTCCATCTCATTCAGAAGCATGAAGATGAGCTGGCGATGAAGGCACAGACAGACCAATGA